The proteins below are encoded in one region of Effusibacillus dendaii:
- a CDS encoding glycosyltransferase, whose amino-acid sequence MISVIIPTYNEKGNIPLLADRIRGALHGEEYEVIFVDDSTDDTPDILQEVANRYPQFRYIHRASERGLATAVIRGFEAAKGDVLAVMDADLQHPPELLAEMLVKIQQGVDLVLPSRFLQGGEDRGLALHRKIISKSARLIGQAALRRVRKVTDPMSGFFMLRKQVIEGIKWNPIGWKILLEILVKGNYKNALEIPYAFQERHRDESKMSLREQLNYIRHVGRLVAASPEDRRLLLFLLVGLSGVAVNMGAFTVFYELLRWSVVWSGFFSALVAMTSNFILNDTFTWPGDKQDLLLVRYLKYLIVSVFGIAINLTVLYVLHDRFLLPALLANAIGIVLMTGWNFAINSLWTWKQRAGVAAHSMNDYGGP is encoded by the coding sequence ATGATCAGCGTCATCATACCTACGTACAACGAAAAAGGGAACATCCCGCTGCTGGCGGACCGGATTCGGGGGGCTTTGCACGGCGAAGAGTATGAAGTTATTTTTGTTGACGACAGTACAGATGATACACCGGATATCTTGCAGGAGGTGGCGAACCGTTACCCGCAATTCCGCTATATTCATCGGGCGTCTGAACGGGGATTGGCGACTGCCGTTATACGGGGATTTGAAGCGGCCAAAGGGGACGTGCTGGCGGTTATGGATGCGGATTTGCAGCATCCGCCGGAACTGCTGGCCGAAATGTTGGTGAAAATTCAGCAGGGAGTCGATCTGGTGCTTCCCAGTCGATTTTTACAGGGGGGAGAAGACCGGGGACTGGCCCTACACCGCAAAATCATTTCGAAAAGCGCCCGCCTCATTGGACAGGCCGCTTTGCGCCGGGTCCGGAAAGTGACCGATCCGATGAGTGGTTTTTTTATGCTGAGGAAACAGGTTATTGAAGGCATCAAATGGAATCCGATTGGCTGGAAAATCCTGCTTGAAATTCTGGTGAAAGGGAATTATAAGAATGCGTTGGAAATCCCATATGCATTCCAGGAGCGGCATCGGGATGAATCCAAAATGAGTCTTCGGGAACAATTGAATTACATTCGTCATGTGGGAAGGTTGGTGGCCGCCAGTCCGGAAGACAGAAGGCTTCTTTTGTTTCTGCTTGTCGGACTGTCCGGGGTCGCGGTAAATATGGGAGCCTTTACGGTGTTTTACGAACTGTTGCGGTGGTCTGTCGTTTGGTCCGGTTTCTTTTCCGCTCTTGTGGCGATGACATCCAATTTTATTCTCAACGATACGTTTACCTGGCCGGGGGACAAGCAGGATCTCTTGTTGGTTCGCTACTTGAAATATCTGATCGTATCGGTGTTTGGGATTGCCATCAATTTGACCGTACTGTATGTGCTTCATGACCGTTTCCTCCTGCCCGCCCTGTTAGCCAACGCAATTGGAATCGTGCTTATGACCGGCTGGAATTTTGCGATTAACAGCTTGTGGACCTGGAAACAGCGGGCGGGGGTAGCGGCTCATTCAATGAACGACTACGGGGGGCCGTAA